From the genome of Mya arenaria isolate MELC-2E11 chromosome 5, ASM2691426v1:
GAGATGTGCTGCACCATGAAAAGCAGATATGATTTTGGTCAAAAACAAGTCTCAGTatgcaaaaatataagtatgaaatgtaagttaaaCTCTGAGTGGCATAACACTTTTTTAAGATAGCTATGTTTCCCATTGGGACTATTTGCATTAATTTATTGGAAggtaaacattttatgtaactTTTGCCTGAGTGGGTGTCATTGAacttatataacaatataataacattttatgtttatgtcttTCTAATCAAACATTTATCGAAGATTTTgccttattttgttttcagatccGCCGTCGGACCTTTCGATGTccgtaaacaaaaatattgaaaataacaaaaaaaaatctggctGTTACTTAAACATGTCTTGTCAAACGAGTAAATCAAATCCGCCTTGCGCAATTGAATGGTCAAGTGACAACGATTATTTGAGATACGTTCATAGCAGCAACTGGGCGAATGCTGACAGTGGGAATTATCGTTCTGTTTCCAACGTGCTTTACAATGTCACAAATGATATGGCTGGAGGAACAATTACATGTTCAACAAGATGCAATCATTTTACAtctaatgtaaataaaaactatgAGTTATCTTGTTCGGGTACGTACTcagtatttatatttgttcacaTCTCTCGGCCACTCTCTGATCAAACTTAACTATTATTTTCTTggaattaaatttaatatatcgtattattgttcatttaatgTTCATATGTATTCTCtcaaaatattcaacaattGATAACTAAACCTTTCTTTGGAATGAAAAGACATTGAGATTTTACGCCGCTACTTCCGTAGATAGCATGAACGTTCGTGACATAAAGGAAATAACTtctttcattgtaaaaaaagaCTTTCTATCACTTTGCGCAACACTGTGTAGGCAAAAACAAATGAAGTTTGATATCAACTGAATGTGCTTATTCTTTTCTTTGTGTCTATTGTTTTAGATATCCCTTTATGTCTTTTTATGGAGACATCTATTGTGAAAGAAAGCAATCCTGAATTTCTTAACTTAACGTTCAATACTGGTCCAACATGCATGCCTTGTGCAATATCATGGACCACAAACTTCGTCTTTCTTCACCCAATATCGATATCGCAATGGACAAAGAACAGTGGTCTGGGCATTATAAGTGTTTCAAATGCTCTATTCCTCCTAACAAAAGATGTGGACGGGAAACGGATACAGTGTTCTGCAAAGTGTGGGAACGATTCATCTGATATAATACATGAAACATACACTATTGTGTTTGAGGCTTTTCAAGGTAGGTAAGCTGCCATGCTATTGAATATGTGACATCCAGTAATACAGTAGATGAACAAAATATAGTTACAAAATCGTACTTACCAAACTGAAGTACTATTacagcaaatatttcaataagAGGGGCAACTACATCCGTTATTTGCTAATTAACTGAATAACAGAACACGCAAGGAATATGATAATAGATGGAACTAACAACATCGAAAACCTTTACTAAAATACCTGTGCATGACCTGTTGTCTTATTGCAGAAGCAGCTACCAACCCTGCATCCGTTGTAGCCCTACAGTTTCACGTATCGGTCCTTTACGCGTTATCTGGAAccattttacttttattcataACAAAGTTGGCCTTGCTTCTATTTCGTCGATGCAAATCTCAGGGTAATTGTGGAGacacttttaattaaaataaggCTTTCATGTCAATATTGTTAATCGTTTAATAtcttttcatatttcatatttgtttcagaATACAAATAGTTTCAATTGTTTGTATATAACAAAGGGCACCTATTCCAGCTGGGGGGGGGAGCTCAAGATGATCGCTCGTTGCGCTTCATCAATATTACATATAGAAATGCTCTAAAGTAcccttattcttattttttttctctcgggattatattattgtttatttcgtGAATTCATTTAATTCTGATTTTTAAGGCGTTCTTGCTTTTCTCTGGCggaaattatgatatttattaattagcGCATTATGCATAGCGTTTATGTTTGACACAGCGTATGAAATGTTTCTACGCCGAAGAAAAACTGCATATAGCGACCCAAGCAGCCATGTGTACGACGCTGTTCAGTCTACTGCTGAGGCAACGATGCTTCACGATATAGTAAGCCTTCATTAATCTAAACCATTAAATTTATAAGAAACAGATGGTTAGATAAAAGCGTTACActgttttcagtgttttataCCATTTGAGAGGAAAGAGCCTACATGTGTTGTATTACATTGTGCAAAATaccattaaaatgatataaacattgacaaacaatctaaatattatcatttataacattacTGAAAAGGACTCAAAATTTAAAGGTAATGTTGTTATCTCCTATGTctatatctatattttaatcCATTACTTTAAAGAGAAGAATATCTGCAAGTGCCTCTGAGAACATATCTCCACTATCGGCTACAGAAGAACACCAAGCCCCTTCAAACAGGAACGTTTGCCACTACGACTATGTAGATATCCCATCCGACCAACAAACCCATGAGACAATTACACAGGCTGAGTCTTACATTCACGCGATATAAAGCAACTAATCTAACCAAATTGTTACAGAAGGCACAACCAAtactatttttatcaatattcgtaaagatattttaatatgaacTTTCTAATCTTTGAGTCGAACTGGATATTCCTGTTGTGTTGAACATCTTTCGAACGTATTGGGTTTAGTTagtcatgttttgtatttcggttgTATCCAATGTTCAATATCCCTAAGTATTTCTCGAGGTTAAACGACTTAGACATAgtgagttttgactgtatgttAAATAGTTCTAAAACATGTgaggtttgactgtatgttaTATAGTTCCAAAACATGcgaggtttgactgtatgttaTATAGTTCTAAAACATgtgagttttgactgtatgttATATAGTCCTAAAACATGTGAGTTTTGTCTGTATGTTATATAGTCCTAAAACATgtgagttttgactgtatgttATATGGttctaaaacattttgtaaacacatGGCAAACCTTTGAATATACAATTTACACTTCGACTcctaatttaataacatttattccataaaaaaataagatatgtcTACTGTATGTGTGTGATTAGATCAAACATAGTATATTTAGGCTAGTCCTTAGGCtagtttatttaacaaatgtttttaaatctggTTCGTTATGTTAAGCCATTAGCCGAAATATGTGTATACTAATTGAAACAATACATGAGCACatcttatatttcatttaatagtGATTGTAATTGAATTGTACATATAATCATATTGTAATTATGTCTCAGTACAAACTagttgtttaaatgtatttccaCACATATTGTATTATATGACTTACATTGCATGTATCGTTGGTCATATTGATCTAATTCAATCATATATGTTGTGTATATTGCTACTGAATAAATGTGCTTCATCTTATacttaaataattgattaataattGATGCATGAACATAATGAACATAGCTGCAAACAGAGTAATGAAAATAGATAATTCAAAACTAATCTAAGtaaataaagatgaaaacaaaatagagGAAAAGAAAAGCGAAGAATAAAGAAGGTCACACAATCTGCCCTTATTGCGATAAACAAGGGAACCTTAACTGAAAATGTCTTAATTAAGATCACTGGTTCCGTGTACGAGCATACATCTCTAGTATAAAACCCTGGCAATCATTAAAACCACTCCCTTTTGTTGTGCTTTGacaatgctccaacgcgtcgtCCTTTGTATTGTCAAAGAGATGAAATATGGACCTACATAATCCGAATATAGAATATTTTACTCGTATTAACATATGAAAGGAAAAAAAGACCATAATCAATGTTGACGTCCAGTCTTAACAAATACCGAAATGTTGTGTAATATAAAATTCAATGTAAGCGAAAAAGTATatcaagatataaacatataaatatatatatatatatcatacatgCGACAACTTTTTTAGCCTTCGTGATTTAGGTTGGATTCACctattatgaataaaaaaacagataCATATTCCATGACGCCGCGTGCATAGGCTTATTTAATAAGTAAGGCtgcaaatgaaagaaatatgattCAGACGaatttatcatacaaaaatACTATCGTGAGCCAACATCAATTTGCCGACACACTAAAGATTATTGTAATCAATTTACGATGCATCTCAAAACCTGCCTAAAGGGGAATGTATTTAAACGTTTGGGGCCTTTTTCGGTGACAGTGTATTTCCATTGTCCAGGTCTCTTTTCAGTAGAGAAAAACTCAACCGATAAAGATTTGCTGATACAAAGCCTTATCACTGGCATTCGATTATCAAAGACGTAAGGGTGGGAGGGGAATACAATTGAAATTATTGGTTGTAATGTAAGTGCAACTAAGTGgatatttacaacaaaatattgtagACAAAATCAAACGTTTACTCTCAAAGTAGCTTgaggaaaataaaatgttttcgtGGTGTAGAAGGAACCAGTGAGCACTTCACCTTGATGCCAATATGTTGTAAGTGCAAATCTGAATTTTCAGGCAAGGGTCAATTAGTGAAAGACCTGAAATTATAGATGAAGTATTGTAAGTGATATATGTATATCACAAACGCATAACAAAGGTATTAAAACTTTTGTGTGCAATACCTATATCTGGATATAAGGAGAAATTGATTATGTACTTTGAACCTCTATACAAGTTCTTTATAAATCCTCACATGCATATACACTATATGCACTTAAAAGTTAATATGATAACATAACAAATGTGCATATACTTAGATGGAATATTCAAATGACCTTCAGAAAATAAGCCTTCTAAAACGGTTGGTAACATGATATTGTTTAGTTTGTTCTGGATGTAAAAAGTTTCATCAAGTGAGCGTTTGAAGCTTAACAGTGGAACAAAGTACACTGAAAATGCCTGCAATTATATCGTTATATGtatcaaatgcattttattggaTATTCATTAACAATTACAGATAGTGCTACCGTTTTACACTATTATTAGATAAGGTAAATCGACGGTTACCCGTGTGCTCGCTGGCCGAAAACAAGTTCACCATACGGTACCTGACCAAATCAGCAATgcaatggtgttttttttttacctcaGCCTTGACGCTTAATGCTCGTTTAATTGACTACACGTGTGTTCTTCTTTGTAGTTTTCTTTTCCTCACACGTGTTTCTAAGCGCAAAAGAAAAGAGAAGGTATTACATTTTCATTGAGCATGAGACAACCATAAATGTTTCAGAAGACACGGTTTTGTTACGTCGTTGTGCATAAAAAGGGAGAAGGTGTTATGCACAACGACGTAACAAAACCGTGTCTTCTGAAACATTTATGGTTGTCTCATGCTCAATGAAAATGTAATACCTTCTCTTTTCTTTTGCGCTTAGAAACACGTGTGAGGAAAAGAAAACTACAAAGAAGAACACACGTGTAGTCAATTAAACGAGCATTAAGCGTCAAGGCtgaggtaaaaaaaaaacaccattgcATTGCTGATTTGGTCAGGTACCGTATGGTGAACTTGTTTTCGGCCAGCGAGCACACGGGTAACCGTCGATTTACCTTATCTAATAATAGTGTAAAACGGTAGCACTATCTGTAATTGTTAATGAATAtccaataaaatgcatttgataCATATAACGATATAATTGCAGGCATTTTCAGTGTACTTTGTTCCACTGTTAAGCTTCAAACGCTCACTTGATGAAACTTTTTACATCCAGAACAAACTAAACAATATCATGTTACCAACCGTTTTAGAAGGCTTATTTTCTGAAGGTCATTTGAATATTCCATCTAAGTATATGCACATTTGTTATGTTATCATATTAACTTTTAAGTGCATATAGTGTATATGCATGTGAGGATTTATAAAGAACTTGTATAGAGGTTCAAAGTACATAATCAATTTCTCCTTATATCCAGATATAGGTATTGCACACAAAAGTTTTAATACCTTTGTTATGCGTTTGTGATATACATATATCACTTACAATACTTCATCTATAATTTCAGGTCTTTCACTAATTGACCCTTGCCTGAAAATTCAGATTTGCACTTACAACATATTGGCATCAAGGTGAAGTGCTCACTGGTTCCTTCTACACCacgaaaacattttattttcctcAAGCTACTTTGAGAGTAAACGTTTGATTTTGTctacaatattttgttgtaaatatcCACTTAGTTGCACTTACATTACAACCAATAATTTCAATTGTATTCCCCTCCCACACTTACGTCATTGACAATCGAATGCAAGTGATAAAGCTTTGTATCAGCAAATCTTTATCGGTTAATTTTTTCTCTACTGAAAAGAGACCTGGACAATGGAAATACACTGTCACCGAAAAAGGCCCCAAACGTTTAAATACATTCCCCTTTAGGCAGGTTTTGAGATGCATCGTAAATTGATTACAATAATCTTTAGTGTGTCGGCAAATTGATGTTGGCTCACGATAGTatttttgtatgataaattCGTCTGAATCATATTGCTTTCATTTGCAGCCTTACTTATTAAATAAGCCTAAGCTCGCGGCGTCATGGAATAtgtatctgtttttttttattcataacagGTGAATCCAACCTAAATCACGAAGGCTAAAAAAGTTGTCGcatgtatgatatatatatatatatttatatgtttatatcttgatATACTTTTTCGCTTACATTGAATTTTATATTACACAACATTTCGGTATTTGTTAAGACTGGACGTCAACATTGATTATGGTCTTTTTTTCCTTTCATATGTTAATACGAGTAAAATATTCTATATTCGGATTATGTAGGTCCATATTTCATCTCTTTGACAATACAAAGGacgacgcgttggagcattgtCAAAGCACAACAAAAGGGAGTGGTTTTAATGATTGCCAGGGTTTTATACTAGAGATGTATGCTCGTACACGGAACCAGTGATCTTAATTAAGACATTTTCAGTTAAGGTTCCCTTGTTTATCGCAATAAGGGCAGATTGTGTGACCTTCTTTATTCTTCGCTTTTCTTTTCctctattttgttttcatctttatttaCTTTGATTAGTTTTGAATTATCTATTTTCATTACTCTGTTTGCAGCTATGTTCATTATGTTCATGCatcaattatttatcaattatttaagaataagATGAAGCACATTTATTCAGTAACAATATACACAACATATATGATTGAAATAGATCAATATGAACAACGATACATGCAATGTAAGTCATATAATACAATATGTGtggaaatacatttaaacaactAGTTTGTAC
Proteins encoded in this window:
- the LOC128234974 gene encoding uncharacterized protein LOC128234974 isoform X1; protein product: MSRRNVICQVSYKAHDTPDVAHGSLCSVETGSLPVLTVPELLHGENSTLICEVRNAIPAPIIEIHVGNVLHGDVQQTDTFNESSHTFTSSAKVTKANTLWNGKEMCCTMKSRYDFGQKQVSVCKNISMKYPPSDLSMSVNKNIENNKKKSGCYLNMSCQTSKSNPPCAIEWSSDNDYLRYVHSSNWANADSGNYRSVSNVLYNVTNDMAGGTITCSTRCNHFTSNVNKNYELSCSDIPLCLFMETSIVKESNPEFLNLTFNTGPTCMPCAISWTTNFVFLHPISISQWTKNSGLGIISVSNALFLLTKDVDGKRIQCSAKCGNDSSDIIHETYTIVFEAFQEAATNPASVVALQFHVSVLYALSGTILLLFITKLALLLFRRCKSQAYEMFLRRRKTAYSDPSSHVYDAVQSTAEATMLHDIRRISASASENISPLSATEEHQAPSNRNVCHYDYVDIPSDQQTHETITQAESYIHAI